TTGCGGACCTCGGCGGGCGGCCGCCCGGCGGCGAGTTCGGCGACGGGATGCTCGAACTGGCCGACGACGAGCTTGGCGATCACGCGGGCCTTGGCCAGCGTGGCCTCGGGGTCAATCGAGGCGAACGGGCCGACGAGCACGGCGTCGCAGCCCAGTTCCTCGACGAGCGGCTCCGCGAGGTCGAGGTCGTTCTGCTCGCTCAGGCGGCCCGTGTAGAGCACCAGCAGGTCGGGGCGGAACTCGCGCACGATGCGTCGCGTGGCCTCGTGGTCCAGGTAGTGGGCGGGGGCGTCCACCAGCTTCACCGTGTGGCCCTGCCCCTCCAGCCACGCGCCGCAGTAGCCGAGCAGGATGGGATACCACTGCGTGGCCGAGAGCGACACGAAGTCGCAGCGGGCATTCCGCATATACTCGGGCACGTAGGGAGCGGAGAGGAGCAGGACCTTCATGGCGCGCTCCTCGAGGGCCGCGGCGAGGCGGCCCGGAAGATCACGTACTGCGCCGCGGGGTCGTGCACGGCCATCTCGTAGCCCGGCGCCGCCATCCCCTGCGCACGCAACTGGTCGTAGTCGCGCGGGATGTCGCGCACGTTGTCCACCACGAGGAAGCCGGGCCGGAAGCGTTCCACGATGAGCCCCAGGTGCTCGATCAGCCAGGTGCCGCCGACGCTGCGGCGCCCGGTCATGCAGGTGACGAGCTGCGGGTAGCTCGTGGCGATGACGTCGTCGGACCGCGTCATCTCCTCGAGGTGCCGCAGGATGGGCGCGTAGGCGCAGTTCGGGCCGTACGTGCGCACCCGTATGATACTCCGGGCGTCGAGGAATGCCAGCGCGAGAAGCGGAATGGCCAAGGCGGGAACAGCCCAACGCCTGGCGAGCGCCCGCTCGAGCCGCCCGTGCCACAGCCCCCAGAGCGTGCGCAGCGCGAGCGCGAGGGCCACCGGCGTCACCACCAGCATGTGCCGCACGCGGGCGCCGGGGTTCACGGCGGGCATCAGGAGCAGGTAGGCCAGCATCGCCACAGCCACCAGCCGGCCCGGCCGGCTGCGCGCGGCGAGGGCGAGCAGGGCGAGCGCGCACGCCACGGCGGGCGCCCCGTCGAGCCAGGCGAGGCGATACTGGGCGACGGTGAGCGCGCCCATCGCCTGCCGGGCGAAGAAGGGGAACCAGCTCGCCAGGTGGACCGCGAAGGCGACGGGATGGGCTTGCACCTCGCCGCCAATGGCCGCGTTGCCCACGGTGTCGAAGAGGCTCTCGCCCGTCAGGTTCGCGGCGCACAGGCGGCGGCTCTGCTCCATCCAGGAACCCAGCGTATCCACGAACCGCCCCGCGGCCGCGTCGTACCGCAGGAAGTAGATGCCCAGGCTGTCCCACCCGGGGCGCGCCGCGCGGAGCAGCGCGGGCAGGCCCAGCCACAGCAGCACCCCGCCAGCCGCCAGCGCCCCGGCCAACCCGAGCCGGAGCGTGCGGGGCACTCGGACGCCCCCAACGGTCTGCCCCGCGAGCCACGCGGCGGCCAGGAGCACGGCCATCATCGCCGAATCGGGGCGCAGCAGCACCATCAGCGCCAACGACAGGCCCACCGCGCCGCACCGTGCCAGCCGATGCCCGCCTGCGGTGAGCGCGAGGCCGACCGCCGTCGCCAGCGCGAGCGCGCCGGGGGCCGTCACCACGCCCAGCCCGAGGAGGATGAAGTGTGACGGCACCACGGCCAGCCCAACTGTCAGCAGGAGCGCGTGCGGCCCATCGCGGCCCCCCGCCCCCAGCCGCACGAGGGCGCTCAGCAGGCAGAGGAGCAGGACCCCGGCGACGATGCCGTAGACGTGGAGCGACTGGGTGTTCGCTCCGACCAGGTGGAAGAGGAATGCGGTGGCCAGGGCCGGCACGGGATGGCTGCGAACGTAGGAGACCTCGCCCCGCGGGTAGTCGGCGGCGAAGTAGTCGGGCGCCCACCCCCGCCCAGCGACCAGGTTGGCGGCGGCTCGGTAGTAGACGGGCGGGTCGCCGAGGTCCATCGTCACCTGGCTCGGGTACGGCGAGAGCGGCATCGCCCCGAGCCAGAAGAGCGCGACGGCGGCCAGCGCGGCCAGCGCCAGGCGCTCCCAGCGCCCGAGGCCGCGCACGACGGCGGCGAGGTCGCCTCGCACGCTCCGCCAGCACGCCAGCGCCACGCCCGCGAGGCCCGCCCAGCAGGCCAGCCGCGCCGCCGCGGGCGGCAACAGCGCGAGGCACAGGCCCTCGAAGGCCGCCACGAGCAGCGACGAGACCACGAACGCTGCGCCCAGCAGCACCGGCAGCGGCCACGCCGCTGCCCCCGCGCGCCGCACCCGCAGCAGGCACGCGAGGCCGGGCAGCGTGAAGGCCAGAAGCCCCAGGACGCCGTGGGCGATTGCCGCGATGTGCTCCATCCCCGCCCTCACCGCAGTTTGAGGAGGAACCGCAGGATTCGCAGCGGCGAATAGCTCGCGAGCGCGGCGGCGAGCCGCCGGGGCGAGCTGGTGTAGAACCGCAGCAGCGCCCACAGGCGCCACCGCCGCATCTCGCGCACCGTGAAGCCCCGCGGCGCGTAGGTCACCTGGTAGTAGTCCACGCCCTCGGGCGCCGCCGCGATCTCGCCCTCCGCGATCAGCCGCTCGCACACGGGCGTGCCCGGCAGCGGCTGGAAGCAGGTGAACGTGGCCCAGTCGAACGCGTTGCGGCACGCGAAGGCGATGGTCTGGCGGAAGTCGTCCGCCGTCTCGCCCGGATAGCCGAGGATGAAGAAGCCGAAGACCTTGAGGCCGGCCTCGCGAATCAGGGCCAGCTTCTCGCGCACCGTAGGCAGGTGCACCTTCTTGCGCATCCGCTCGAGCGTGCGCTCGCTGCCGCTCTCGGGCGCGATGAAGAGGGCCTGCCACCCCGCCTGCTTCATCAGCCCGAGCAGCTCGCGATCCAGATACTCCACCTTGATGCCGTTGGGCGCGCAGAACGACACCCCCTTCAGCCCCATGCCCAGGATGGCGCGGCACAGCGCCTTCGCGTAGTCCTGGTGGAACGTGAAGTTGTCGTCAATCAGGTTGAAGCCGTCAATGCCCAGCCGTTCGTGCAGGCGGCGAATCTCGGCGACGACCGACTCGACGGGCCGCGTGCGCACGCGGGTGCCGCTGATGAGCCGGGCCGAGCAGTATTCGCAGGGGAACGGGCAGCCGCGCGTGGTGTGGATGGGCGCGATGCGGCGAGCCTTGCGGTGCAGGCCGTAGCGGTAGCCGGCGGCCAGGTAGGCGTCGAGGCGGATGAACTCGTAGTCGCACGGCTTCAGGGCGTCGAGCGGCTCCCAGCGCGGCGGGTTCGCGGCGGGCGCGCCGGCCGCGTCGCGGAAGACGAGGCCCGGCACGGCGCGCTTCGCGGCGTCGGTGAGTTCGCCGCGCCGCAGCAGGCCGAGGAACTGCGGCAGCGACCACTCGCCCTCGCCCACGAAGCCGTAGTCCGCGTCCAGCGTCTCGAAGAGCCGCGTGCCCAGGCCCGACACGGTGGGCCCGCCCGCGAGAATGGGCAACGATGGGAATCGCTGGCGAATCGCCGCAATCGCCTCGCGCGCGCCGGGCAGGTTGAAGTGCCACACGGAGAGGCCGACAGCGTGGGGCTGGAACCGTTCGGCCTCATCCGCCACCTCGGCATTGGGCCGGCGGCTCAGCACGCCGTCCGACAGGCGCGCCTCGCAGCCGTCGGGCAGGTTGGCCGCCAGGTAGCCGAGGCCCAGCGGCAGGAAGCCGTGCAACTGCGCCCCCGCCACCGCGGGCCACACGAGCAGCAGCCTCGTCTTGTCGCCGGGCGAGGCCATCGGCTTGCCCTCACGTCTTGCGCAGCCGCAGGCACTGCTCCACGGTGACGGCCTTGAACGCCAACGCCCGCTCGGCCACCGCGGCCAGCGGCCAGGCGAGCCAGCGGAGCGCCTGGGCCAGGCGCGGTAGGCCGGCGTACTCGATGCAGTTGGTCGCCACGATGGCGCTGAAGGTCCACAGCGTGGAAACGTAGCGCCGCCGCTCGATGGCGAAGCCGGCGCCGGTGAGCGTCCGCACGTCGGCGTCGTTGAAATCGGGCTCCGCGCCCGACGACGAGGCGCCGAAACGCCGTCGCTTCTCCAGCGAACGCTTGACCCCGAGCACGAAGTGGTGCAGGTGCCGCCCCAGGAAGGCGCCGTTGCGGTCGTAGACGAGCAGCAGCCCGCGCGGCTTCAGCACGCGATGGATCTCGCTCACCGTGGCTGCCAGGGCGTCCTGCGCCTTGCAGTGGTGCAGCACGCCGTTGGCCACCACGGCGTCGAGGCTGGCGTCGGCGAACGGCAGGGGCGGCACGGCGCATTGCATCGCCAGCGGCAGGCCGTAGGCCTCGCGGCCCAGCCGCAGCATGCGGGCCGAGAAGTCGAGCGTCACGGCCGCGTGGCCCTGGGCGACCAGCTCGCGCGAGAAGTAACCCGTGCCGCCGCCCAGGTCGAGCACGAGCAGGCGCGGCTCCCCGCCCAGCGCATAGGTGCGCCGTTTGGCCGCGTGCAGCAGGCCGAAGAGCGGCGAACGCGGCTCGCGCAGGTAGAACTCGGCGTTCCGCTCCCAGTCCTCGAGCTCCTGCTGCACCACGCCGTCGGCGCGACCTGCCGCGGGCGGCGCCATGACGAGCACGCCCTCGGCGATGGGGTGTTCGGCGCCGCACGAACGGCAGCGCAGGCCGCCCTCGGCCGCCTCGAGCGGGCCGGCCTGGCACCGGGAGCAGCGCAGCCGCCCCGCCAGCTCGGGCCACCCGGGCTGCGGCGAAGCGGGGGCCGCGTGCGGAGTCGCCATCTTCACGCCCCCCGATTCGGCGCAGGCCCCGACGCGGCGCCAGGTCCGCCCTCCCCCACCTTTGCGTAGCTGCTCGTCTGCCGGTAGAACGGATACGACAGGCCCGTGGCCAGGAGCAGGAAGTTGCTGTAGACGTACGCCGTGAGCAGCGTGAAGAAATCCGTGGGTCCCTCATCGGGCGTGGGGATGCGGCGGAAGGTGGCGCTGGTGGCGGCCAGGAGCACGGCCAGGAAGCCGAAGCCGATGAGCACCACGTCGTAGCGCCCCAGCGTGAGCAGCGATACGCCCAGCAGCAGAAACCAGAAGCCCGCCCAGGGCAGCAGGAGGAGCTGGGCGACCTTGGTGGTGTAGATCATCTTCCAGCCCTTGGGCATGTCCGGCATGCGGTAGAGGAAGCGCAAGGCCTCGCGCAGGAAGGCGTTCGACTTGCGGAACTTGTGGGCGAAGAACTCCTCGTGCGTGCTCGGCCCGCGCACCTCGCTCACCACGGCGTCGCGGCAGTAGACCGTGCGCAGCCCGCGGGTGTTGGCCTCGAAGGCCACGTAGATGTCGTCGGCCACCACGTCGGGCGGGAACTGGGCGATCAGCGAGCGGCGGAAGGCGTAGCACACGGCGATCACGATGCTGGCCGCGTGCACGTCGCTCTCCAGCAGGCGCCCGCGGTTCTGGCCCAGCCAGTAGCAGCGGTCCACCTCCAGCGGCTTCGCGGGGTACACGTAGGCCCCCACCACGGCCACCTGCGGGTCGCGGCAGAACTCGCGCGCCAGGGCCGAAATCGCGTCCAGTTCCATCTGCCCGTCCACGTCCGCGTTCACCACGATCTCGCCCTTGAGCTGGGGCAGCACGTAGTTGAGCTGGTGGATCTTGCCCTTCTCGGGGCAGCGCACCAGGCGCACCGTCGGGTCGCTTTGCACGTGCGGCTCGAGCATCGCCAGAGTGCCGTCGGTCGAGCCGCCGTCGGCGAAGACGATCTCGAGCAGAGCCTTCGGGTAGTCCTGCTCGCGCAGGTTGACGTACTTTGCGAGGATCTGGTCCTTCTCGTTGTAGCAGGGCACGATCACGGAGACGAAGGGCAGCCGATCGCAGTCGAGCGGTGGCCGCGGCCTCGGGCGCACGAGCCCCAGGCACCGCAGATAGAGGTAGTAGCCGAAACAGGTCCACCCCATCACAAGACAGCTCAGGCCGAAGAGCAGAATGAGCACCCACACGCTGGTCGGCTCCTGGAAGGATGCGGGACGCGTAGAGTATATAGCCCCTGCCCGCATGGTTCAATGGCATTTTGGCGGCCCCCCCTTGACGAAGCCGCGTCCCACGCCTACAATTGCGTGGGAACTGGGGACAAGGCTCACGCTCCGCGTTGGGGCAAAGGAGGTCCGTATGCCGCGAGGCAAGATCACCCGCCGCGAGTTCGTGCGCGACACAGCGGTCGCCACCGCCGCGGTCGCCGCCACCGCCACGATGGCCAGGGCCGCCGAGCCC
This genomic window from Planctomycetota bacterium contains:
- a CDS encoding radical SAM protein → MASPGDKTRLLLVWPAVAGAQLHGFLPLGLGYLAANLPDGCEARLSDGVLSRRPNAEVADEAERFQPHAVGLSVWHFNLPGAREAIAAIRQRFPSLPILAGGPTVSGLGTRLFETLDADYGFVGEGEWSLPQFLGLLRRGELTDAAKRAVPGLVFRDAAGAPAANPPRWEPLDALKPCDYEFIRLDAYLAAGYRYGLHRKARRIAPIHTTRGCPFPCEYCSARLISGTRVRTRPVESVVAEIRRLHERLGIDGFNLIDDNFTFHQDYAKALCRAILGMGLKGVSFCAPNGIKVEYLDRELLGLMKQAGWQALFIAPESGSERTLERMRKKVHLPTVREKLALIREAGLKVFGFFILGYPGETADDFRQTIAFACRNAFDWATFTCFQPLPGTPVCERLIAEGEIAAAPEGVDYYQVTYAPRGFTVREMRRWRLWALLRFYTSSPRRLAAALASYSPLRILRFLLKLR
- a CDS encoding class I SAM-dependent methyltransferase, with the protein product MATPHAAPASPQPGWPELAGRLRCSRCQAGPLEAAEGGLRCRSCGAEHPIAEGVLVMAPPAAGRADGVVQQELEDWERNAEFYLREPRSPLFGLLHAAKRRTYALGGEPRLLVLDLGGGTGYFSRELVAQGHAAVTLDFSARMLRLGREAYGLPLAMQCAVPPLPFADASLDAVVANGVLHHCKAQDALAATVSEIHRVLKPRGLLLVYDRNGAFLGRHLHHFVLGVKRSLEKRRRFGASSSGAEPDFNDADVRTLTGAGFAIERRRYVSTLWTFSAIVATNCIEYAGLPRLAQALRWLAWPLAAVAERALAFKAVTVEQCLRLRKT
- a CDS encoding glycosyltransferase, which translates into the protein MWVLILLFGLSCLVMGWTCFGYYLYLRCLGLVRPRPRPPLDCDRLPFVSVIVPCYNEKDQILAKYVNLREQDYPKALLEIVFADGGSTDGTLAMLEPHVQSDPTVRLVRCPEKGKIHQLNYVLPQLKGEIVVNADVDGQMELDAISALAREFCRDPQVAVVGAYVYPAKPLEVDRCYWLGQNRGRLLESDVHAASIVIAVCYAFRRSLIAQFPPDVVADDIYVAFEANTRGLRTVYCRDAVVSEVRGPSTHEEFFAHKFRKSNAFLREALRFLYRMPDMPKGWKMIYTTKVAQLLLLPWAGFWFLLLGVSLLTLGRYDVVLIGFGFLAVLLAATSATFRRIPTPDEGPTDFFTLLTAYVYSNFLLLATGLSYPFYRQTSSYAKVGEGGPGAASGPAPNRGA